The segment TGCGAATTTGCCGTATTATATCGCGACAAATATAATCCTGCGAGCCATTGAAGACCCGCTGTGTGAGGGTTTGGTCGTAATGGTGCAAAAAGAGGTAGCGCAGAAATTTTGCGCAGTTTCTGGGAAGCGGGAATTCGGCGCGATTTCGGTTTTGGCTAGCCTTTGTGGCGGGGCGCAGTATCTTTTCGAGGTGCCTCCACACGCTTTCGAGCCAGCTCCGAAGGTCATTTCAGCCGTGATGAGGATAGAAAAGACGCGCAATCCTTTCCAAAGCGTGGAGCAAAAGCGTGAATTTGAGGCGTTTTTGAGAGTGTGTTTTGCCTCTCCTAGAAAAACACTAGCCAAAAATCTAAGCGCAATCGCGTCCAAATCAGATATAACCCAAATTTTCGAAGAACTAGAAATTTTTGAAAACACAAGACCGCACGAGTTAAATTTCGCCTTATTTTTAGATATTTTTAAAAAATTAAAGGTGAAAAATGGAAGAGAAAAAAACTAACAACCAAGCGCAAAACTCTGATTTTACAGGCCCTGAGCGCTTAAAAAAGGTAAATAGACGCCGCAGACACAGGGAAAATTTAAAAAAATCGTTTGATGAGAGCAAAAATCAAAAAGACGAGCAAAAAACCCCAGCAAACGAAAACAAAAAAAATAAAAAATCAAAAAGCGAAAAAGCGCAAAATCTATCCAGCGAAACAGCCGCGCAAAGCCCAAATTCAGAGGAGGGCGCCAAAAAGAAAAAACGCTCCAAACGCAAAACAAATATGCCAAAAAGCCTAACCGGTACCGAGCCGTGGCATGTGGCTATGGACGAGGCAATCGCAGCGAATAAGGCCATGCACGAAGCAAGGCTCTATCCACTAAAAAATGCGAATTCTAGTGAAACTATCCGCATAACTCCGCTTGGCGGACTTGGCGAGATTGGCGCGAATATGACGATTTTCGAGACCGCTACGAGCGCGATTATCGTCGATGTGGGTATGAGTTTCCCTGATGATAATATGCCCGGCGTGGATATTTTGATCCCTGATTTTAGCTATGTTCGCAAGATCGCTGATAAAGTCAAAGGTATCATCATCACGCACGCGCACGAGGATCACATTGGCGCAATGCCGTATTTTTTCAAGGAATTTCAATTCCCAATCTACGCTACGCCGTTGCCTTTGGGTATGATTTCAAACAAATTTGAAGAGCACGGCTTAAAGGCGGAGCGAAGCTATTTCCGTCCGGTGCAAAAGCGCAAAATTTACAAAATCGGCGATTTTGAGGTCGAATTTATCCACATAACACACTCGATTATCGACGCTAGCGCGCTTGCGATTACAACAAAGGCTGGCACGATTATCCACACGGGCGATTTTAAAATCGACCACACCCCAATCGACGGCTATCCGACCGATTTAAACCGCTTGGCGCATTATGGCGATCGTGGCGTAATGCTACTGATGAGCGATAGCACGAATTCTCACAGAGACGGCATTACCAAATCCGAAAATTCGGTAGGCAGGACATTTGACGGCATTTTTGCTAGCTCGAAAGGGCGCGTGATTATGAGCACATTTAGCTC is part of the Campylobacter sp. VBCF_01 NA2 genome and harbors:
- the rsmA gene encoding 16S rRNA (adenine(1518)-N(6)/adenine(1519)-N(6))-dimethyltransferase RsmA; translated protein: MIVAKKKFGQNFLKDSLILDKIIQSIPKNAENIVEIGPGLGDLTRNLLKSYKVKSFEIDNDLYQILCQNFATEIKNRDLELVLGDVLEIWENSLSEKPYFLVANLPYYIATNIILRAIEDPLCEGLVVMVQKEVAQKFCAVSGKREFGAISVLASLCGGAQYLFEVPPHAFEPAPKVISAVMRIEKTRNPFQSVEQKREFEAFLRVCFASPRKTLAKNLSAIASKSDITQIFEELEIFENTRPHELNFALFLDIFKKLKVKNGREKN
- a CDS encoding ribonuclease J gives rise to the protein MEEKKTNNQAQNSDFTGPERLKKVNRRRRHRENLKKSFDESKNQKDEQKTPANENKKNKKSKSEKAQNLSSETAAQSPNSEEGAKKKKRSKRKTNMPKSLTGTEPWHVAMDEAIAANKAMHEARLYPLKNANSSETIRITPLGGLGEIGANMTIFETATSAIIVDVGMSFPDDNMPGVDILIPDFSYVRKIADKVKGIIITHAHEDHIGAMPYFFKEFQFPIYATPLPLGMISNKFEEHGLKAERSYFRPVQKRKIYKIGDFEVEFIHITHSIIDASALAITTKAGTIIHTGDFKIDHTPIDGYPTDLNRLAHYGDRGVMLLMSDSTNSHRDGITKSENSVGRTFDGIFASSKGRVIMSTFSSNIHRVYQAIERGVKYGRKVCVIGRSMERNLFTAMELGYVELDRKIFIDPDEVSKYPDNEVLIVTTGSQGETMSALYRMATDEHKYIKIKPTDQVIISAKAIPGNENSVSTVLNFLLKSGAKVAYQDFSEIHVSGHAAQEEQKLMLRLIKPKFFLPVHGEYNHIVKHRETAIECGIDEKNIYLMNDGDQMEICEKYLKRVKTVKTGKVFIDNQINKQISDEIVKHRQNLADAGVAVIIAQIDKTAKKLIKSRVITYGLVAESQTSAFTKDMEGLIEQFLANMKTEILLDNRVLESQIRQAVRKHIFRKTKKYPTIVPVIYLM